CAGAAAATGCAAATTTTTCTTGAAAAGCATAAAGAAACTTTTTCTAGATCACTTCTGCATTAGTTCAATCTTCTCTCTGTTCAATTTATTTTGGGACCATATTTTCCTACATAATCACATCTCTAATTCTGTTGGCTCTAATATCAGAGAGTTGTGTTGATGAAATCCTATAGCGAGTCTCCTCCTGAACAAATTCTACGATGATCCATGTTGAAAGTGTGCCAGTGTTGTAAACAATTTATAAATGATGTTACTTTTTATCACCTAATCAATTAAACATGTGGCCCTTGCTGAcctagattttattttattttatttggggGTGGGTCTGGAAATTTCCCCATTTGCCCTGCCTGTGACAAAGGTGCTTCATTATTCCCATCTCATTTACTATACACTGCTTACTAGTTACATGTATAATTTTCTGTGCACAATGCAGACAGCATTTGTAGGTTCATTTTCAACTGGAATTTTGCAAGTTCAGTTTGGCTCTAAAGCATTTCTGAAGGCTCCATTACTTCCTTGTATAAAGTGTGAGAAGAAGGATGAATACATCGAACATGTGTCTGTTGAACGCCCTCCTTACCATAGttatatggactccacatctggGCAACTTGAGCCAGCATCTGGTGCTCGTGCTAGCATTCCAGGACAGGAGTACTGGCCAGAAGGCACTGCTGATCGAGTTAGGGCTGCCAGGGCTCCTGAACCAACAGGCACGTCAACAGGATCTCCATCTTATGGTGAAAGGCCTGGAAGTAGGAGGAAAAAGTACAGAACATCAGCCACTGCTCCTGAATCTAATGAAGTGACCATAGAAGCTCCCAAGGCACCTGATACTCTCGACGAGACAATGGAAGAACCTAAAGATATCTCATCTGATTATGTGGTTTATCAGATGGAACCTGAGGAAGAACAAGAAACTGGATATGAATTAGACAAGAAGCTGGGACGCCCTCATCCCTTTATTGATCCAAAAGTCAAGAAGCCAATTGAGGGGACGCTTACAAGTGAAGAATTATGGTGGAACTGGAGAAAGCCAGAGGATGAGCAATGGTCAAGATGGCAAAGGCGGAAACCTGATGTGGAAACGGTTAGTATAGTTTTATTAGAAAAAAGATTAACTTTTGTTGATGTACTCTCTGTCAATAATATTGGCTTTATGTGATAACAACCATGTATCTGTTCTGCCCAGATCCTTTAACATCAtgttgaccatatgttctattcATTTTACAATGTAAATACAATGTGGACTTTAAGAATAAATGGTTCCTAGTGTGTAACATCTCTTTTCAGTTTGAACACCTTTTTTTTTGGGCCTTGGGTAGCCACATGTTGTGTCAGTAGTGAAAATCTCAAAATTTTGGAGGATGATAACCCAAGACTCTTCTTAATTTTGGGAAGATTGAACAACATTTGAAGTATGTGCTTTGAaagtttatattaaaatattatatataagcATGCTTCTTACTGAATTATTTTAATTTggtatatttaaatttttgaaggTTTTTCTCAAAGCAATGGCTGAAACTGGGCAAGTGAAGCTTTATGGCGAGACTCCAACATTGACAGAGGCTGCTCTGTACAGGGCTAGAAAACATCTTTTTAAAGAAGAAAGGTAATATTGAtcttcaattgatttttttttttttaaaagaagaaaaaaatccaTGCTGCAATAATTTTTGGGCATTTCTACAAGGTCTTTCTTTCTTTTTGAGTTATAATAGTCATTAGAAAGATTTAAACTACGTTACTTTCACCACCTATGATTAAGTATTTTTCACATTATTTTATTCCTATCTTTTTTTAATCTTTATTATATATTAGTGGAAGCATTTTGTTTTATCAAATTCTCTCCCACCACCACCCCTTTTCATTTAATGACTGAAATTATTTCTCAAATTCAAATCTGGACCTCAGTTATTAAAGATAATGTAAAATTAATGAACTTCATAGCATGATAGATGGGGAATGTGATGCATTCAGTGTTGTGGAGACTCTTTTGTATTATCAAACATGTGTATCACACAATCTTAGGGCTTCCTTTTTGTTGTTATATTCTCAAAAACAATGAGAAAGAAGAGATGTGTGAAAAATAGGAGACAAGGAAGAGATACAGCCTCCAGGTCCTTTTAACTGCAAGAAAATCTAAATAGGACAGGACTAATGAGAGAGCAAGAGGAAAAGACAATTTCAGGACTTTTGAATATGAGAAGATAGAGATGGAGGAAAGGAGAAAAAGAGGAggggtagagagagagagagagagaaggggatgtCTCATTCATAAGCTGCTTCCAGACCAGAAAACAAGTTTAGGTGAACTTTCTAGTTGTTAATCTTCTTATAATGTAATGTGTCTAAGTAGCTATGCTATGAAGAATTACTGAACCATAGAGAATAAAATTTTCCTGTTATTCTAAAATTACTAATATGCCATTTCCATGTCAATATATTGTAGAACTTCCATCAGTAACATCTAGAAACTGAAAATTTTGGAAAGCCCGTTTAGTTGCAACAAAAATCAAATCTTGATAGTGGCTGCTCATTTTGGATGTAACATTGTGTGAACTCCAGATCCCCAATAATTTTGAATTGTAATGTCCCATGATGTTCATTTTTGTTTCCCCTATTGCTTTTCAACCTGATGGTCCACCAGAAAAACTTGTCTATAGCATCTAtagtattttttttgtttttggaTAAATACGTGGATTTATCCATTATTACCTTGTGTAGACTTCAAGCTGAACAAGAGAGACTGGAAAGAATAGGTCCTATAGCGTATTACTCAGAATGGGTAAAAG
The Hevea brasiliensis isolate MT/VB/25A 57/8 chromosome 18, ASM3005281v1, whole genome shotgun sequence genome window above contains:
- the LOC110649020 gene encoding protein PLASTID TRANSCRIPTIONALLY ACTIVE 12, chloroplastic isoform X2; its protein translation is MASFLATWLYQDRGLRDTVCADSFVTGKPGYSHLQTAFVGSFSTGILQVQFGSKAFLKAPLLPCIKCEKKDEYIEHVSVERPPYHSYMDSTSGQLEPASGARASIPGQEYWPEGTADRVRAARAPEPTGTSTGSPSYGERPGSRRKKYRTSATAPESNEVTIEAPKAPDTLDETMEEPKDISSDYVVYQMEPEEEQETGYELDKKLGRPHPFIDPKVKKPIEGTLTSEELWWNWRKPEDEQWSRWQRRKPDVETVFLKAMAETGQVKLYGETPTLTEAALYRARKHLFKEERLQAEQERLERIGPIAYYSEWVKAWKKDTSCEAIQKHFEETGEDENTQLIEMFCHQTDREYRIMMGTDIRIRRDPLAMRMREDLIKQIWGGDPVYPTINYIQDPNEIVDYRGPDFHEPTPNMLAFLKEHGKIVPREEFEKILAKEKTEQLEMTDMDEAMEQAVDIGENDDEGEDSDLDEEEEEEEEKITRNWSVLKSTPKLRKSKEKLKKDGRMSLEEAIEDSENLTDFLMDFGEEE
- the LOC110649020 gene encoding protein PLASTID TRANSCRIPTIONALLY ACTIVE 12, chloroplastic isoform X1, which encodes MASFLATWLYQDRGLRDTVCADSFVTGKPGYSHLQTAFVGSFSTGILQVQFGSKAFLKAPLLPCIKCEKKDEYIEHVSVERPPYHSYMDSTSGQLEPASGARASIPGQEYWPEGTADRVRAARAPEPTGTSTGSPSYGERPGSRRKKYRTSATAPESNEVTIEAPKAPDTLDETMEEPKDISSDYVVYQMEPEEEQETGYELDKKLGRPHPFIDPKVKKPIEGTLTSEELWWNWRKPEDEQWSRWQRRKPDVETVFLKAMAETGQVKLYGETPTLTEAALYRARKHLFKEERLQAEQERLERIGPIAYYSEWVKAWKKDTSCEAIQKHFEETGEDENTQLIEMFCHQTDREYRIMMGTDIRIRRDPLAMRMREDLIKQIWGGDPVYPTINYIQDPNEIVDYRGPDFHEPTPNMLAFLKEHGKIVPREEFEKILAKEKTEQLEQMTDMDEAMEQAVDIGENDDEGEDSDLDEEEEEEEEKITRNWSVLKSTPKLRKSKEKLKKDGRMSLEEAIEDSENLTDFLMDFGEEE